In one Gemmatimonadota bacterium genomic region, the following are encoded:
- a CDS encoding Gfo/Idh/MocA family oxidoreductase: MSNDNIIRVAIGGQGRSGYNIHAKQLNQMPDKFKIVAVADQLSERRRDAREQFGAEAYEDWQDMIKAGGFDLFVNALHQPLHPVASIAALKAGSHVVCEKPTCKTVAQFDDIVQTATDNNRVFAPFQNNRLQPYFDKIQEIINSGVLGKIVYIRSSWGGFSRRWDWQTRQENWGGGLLNTGPHPVDQALCLFGFDRTPSVFARMDCNNPFEGDADDHCTVTLYDPERQAPQIDIVVSNYLHYPQNDTYTINGTYGGLTGGSSALKWRYFDPEKAPKHDMWTWSVNRQYTREELDWIEETWTLEEEKKNNNSPSVSLENGPERFYNNIHDALKNNGELLITPAQVRKQIAVIEESHRQNPLPKK, translated from the coding sequence ATGTCCAACGACAACATCATCCGCGTCGCTATCGGCGGTCAGGGTCGCAGTGGATACAACATCCATGCCAAACAATTGAACCAGATGCCCGACAAATTCAAAATTGTAGCCGTAGCCGATCAATTGTCCGAGCGCAGGCGCGATGCCCGCGAACAATTTGGAGCCGAAGCTTATGAAGACTGGCAAGACATGATCAAAGCAGGTGGATTTGACCTCTTTGTCAATGCCCTGCACCAGCCCCTGCACCCCGTCGCCAGCATTGCCGCTCTCAAAGCGGGTTCCCATGTCGTATGCGAAAAACCCACCTGCAAAACCGTGGCGCAATTCGACGACATCGTTCAGACAGCCACAGACAACAACCGCGTCTTTGCCCCCTTTCAAAACAACCGGTTGCAGCCCTACTTTGACAAAATCCAGGAAATCATCAACTCGGGCGTCCTGGGCAAAATCGTGTACATCCGATCCTCCTGGGGCGGTTTTTCGCGGCGCTGGGACTGGCAAACCCGTCAGGAAAACTGGGGCGGTGGCCTTCTCAACACAGGACCCCATCCCGTTGATCAAGCCCTCTGCCTCTTTGGCTTTGACCGCACCCCCAGCGTCTTTGCCCGCATGGACTGCAACAACCCCTTTGAAGGCGACGCCGACGATCACTGCACCGTCACATTGTACGACCCCGAACGACAGGCACCTCAAATCGACATCGTCGTGAGCAACTACCTCCATTATCCGCAAAATGACACCTATACCATTAACGGCACCTATGGCGGTCTCACAGGGGGATCATCAGCACTCAAATGGCGTTATTTTGACCCCGAAAAAGCGCCCAAACACGACATGTGGACCTGGTCGGTAAATCGACAATACACCCGCGAGGAACTCGACTGGATCGAAGAAACGTGGACACTCGAAGAAGAAAAGAAAAACAACAACTCTCCCTCCGTCTCACTCGAAAACGGTCCCGAACGCTTCTACAACAACATCCACGACGCACTCAAAAACAACGGCGAACTCCTCATCACCCCCGCGCAAGTACGCAAACAAATCGCCGTGATAGAAGAATCCCATCGACAAAACCCACTCCCCAAAAAATAA
- a CDS encoding amidohydrolase → MSIPILDTHQHLIYPGKYPYSWTDELPPLKNTAFHIEDYLTLTKGSGITRTIFMEASPDDPHWHDETQFVYELSEQPNAIIEGVIANCRPESPSGFEAYIESVQHPKLVGFRRILHTMPDDLSQSDHFATNIRLLEKYNLTFDLCFRADQLLIARNLAQKCPDIQFILDHCGVPDIANSETDPWRDHIAQIAALPNVACKISGVLAYCAEGNATTEAVRPYVEHCIASFGWNRVVWGSDWPVCNTRSDIQTWVQISREIVANADIADQEKLFHKNAERIYLKK, encoded by the coding sequence ATGAGCATCCCCATCTTAGACACCCATCAACACCTCATCTACCCGGGCAAATACCCCTATTCGTGGACCGATGAACTCCCACCACTCAAAAACACAGCCTTCCACATCGAAGACTATTTGACCCTCACAAAAGGCAGCGGCATCACGCGCACCATTTTCATGGAAGCCTCGCCCGATGACCCCCACTGGCATGACGAAACGCAATTTGTTTATGAACTATCCGAACAACCCAATGCCATAATCGAAGGCGTCATCGCCAACTGCCGTCCCGAATCCCCCTCCGGATTTGAAGCCTATATCGAATCTGTTCAGCACCCCAAACTCGTCGGCTTCCGCCGCATCCTGCACACCATGCCCGACGACCTCTCCCAATCGGATCACTTTGCAACAAACATCCGACTGCTCGAAAAATACAACCTCACCTTCGACCTCTGCTTCCGCGCCGACCAACTCCTCATCGCCCGCAACCTCGCGCAAAAATGTCCAGACATCCAATTCATCCTCGATCACTGCGGCGTACCGGATATTGCAAACAGCGAGACAGACCCCTGGCGCGACCACATCGCGCAAATAGCCGCCCTCCCAAATGTCGCATGCAAAATCTCAGGCGTCCTCGCCTATTGCGCCGAGGGAAATGCCACCACTGAAGCGGTACGCCCTTATGTTGAACACTGCATCGCCAGCTTCGGCTGGAATCGCGTGGTCTGGGGCAGCGACTGGCCCGTTTGCAACACGCGATCCGATATCCAGACCTGGGTGCAAATATCACGCGAAATCGTCGCCAATGCTGACATAGCGGACCAGGAAAAACTCTTTCATAAGAACGCAGAACGCATTTATCTGAAAAAATAA